AAAACACCATTTCATCGAACCgtttgttgaaaagtttgTTATAAATGGAGGTTAAAGTAAGATCCTTTTCACCATTCTCTTCGAGTAATTCactcaagttcaaacaaCCATCGACACGGTTAGTTTGATTGTTGCGGTGACAGATCAATAACAATCTATAAGGCAAGTCACTCAAGTGGTCAACTTTGCTCACTTTTACAGGAACATTCAACGTCTCACTGATTTTATTGTacaaatcaaaaatggtatcagtcttcttcaagcttaAAACTaatggttgaagaagttggttcTTCTGCAAAGCCTGCTTGTCATaatatttttgatttgttgaatcGTAGTAGTAGTCGAACTCAGAATAGTTCTGGAAGTTTGTGAGGTTGACAAtattgatgttgatgttgtataattgttgcaacttcaaatcttcaatcaTTTTGACTTCATTTatttgttgttcaatttcaactgGAATAAAAGATGGGACACATTTGTCtatttcttcgtcatcgtcaGGCAAAATTTCATCCAACATCGTTTCACGGTAATAAACCAACATATAGGCACTAGTTGACCGTCTAATCATGTTCTCATTCTGTTCAAACTtcgacaacttgaagaattccTCCTGGCTGAGTTCATTTGCTCCGAAGTTCTCTTCGAAAACTTGACTTCTTGTGACCTTCCACACcttatcatcttcaaaacGTAACCAGTAATCCTCGTGAGCCTTGGGTTTAATCATGGCGTAATAGTGGCCGTTGGAAATGGAACCCTGGTGCACCAACACTCCGTGCAACTTGTAGGTCCAGTTCTGCAGCTTGACATCGCCGGGAAGGTCTTCATCCAAGTAAGGAGATaagtcaatttcatttGGGTACTCATATAAATCATTAATCTTTTGTAAATCGTCAATCATAAAATCGTATTCGAATCTTTTCAACTGCAAGTGCAAAACCGCAGGGAAAGATCGGAAAACAACACCCTTTTTAGCATCCTGATAACCATAGTCATCACCAGCCTGATACTTGTTATCATCGGTCAACATTTCCAACTCGATGTAGTTTTTGAACGAATCAGTGAGGTTGTTGTATCCCTTCACGTTCAACTGGATATCCCAGAAATCTTCCACTCTGGACGATTCATATGGGACATTAATACATTTGATGAAACTCTTCATTTCCCCCACGAAcaagtcgttcaacttTCCTTCGATTGGAGTTCCCTTCATGGAAGTCTCCAACTTGTCCATCAAGATCCGGTTCAATTCTTGGATATCGTGCTGGGTAAAGGCATCACTGGTATCCCACCCAAAAGCCTTAGTCAACTCCAAAGTGCCCACTGGAACTGGGGATGTCGACAACAAGTAAAAAATCTTCTGTAACGATAAGGCCACGGAGCTCTGCTTGCggatcttcttgttcagtttgatgatggtattggaggtggtgggaATGCGATAAACCAACTTCCTAAATATCTTGGTGGTATAGTAGCTTTGCAACAACGAATTGAGATAGCACGTAGCACCCTGATTGTTCAAGCCCACGTAGCCCGTGTTCTTCTTCGAGTCATAGTCCTGGAAGTTGTACCATAATACCCCTGTCTGCGAGTCGTCGATGATTTTCACGTACGCAGTGATGTTCAACTGGTTATTGGCAATGATGGCAGCATCCTCGTTGTTACGTGGCCGATACAACGAGCCCAAGTCTATAATGGAGCTGAATCCCCAGTCGGTCTCATTCTTGTTGAACCGATGATGAGAAGATCCTGAAAAATGGCATTTGGGGTTTTGGGGGTTCCACAAGTCAAACGCAAACTGTGCACACGCATACCAATCATCCAGTTCGGGGCCAAGTGGGTGGGGCTCGATGTATACGGACATGTAGTTTGTATTGTTGTTTCCCCTGGGGAAAAGAAGCACGTTCCATTCATAATTACCCACTTTGAACCGGGGTCCTCTAACTTTGTGGTCGGTGAGGCCGGAccaatttttgatttccCAAACATGGAATCCTTCATCAGAGACTGGATAGTCGGGGACCGGTTTCAACAACGCGTGTGATAACGCATGGAAGTCATTGGAGGCTGGTAATGAGGGTCTGGAGGGAGATTGACTCgtggttttgttggtgtAACGGTGAGGTGAGGTGACAGattcatcgtcatcatcgtcaaggtcgtcttcttcgtcgtctACGTCCACATCATCCACCTCCACGCCGGAGATGTCGTGATGCAACCCGGCGACGTTGGTGTCGGATGACTGAAGGTCTACCCACAGAGATTCAACATTGGCACCGATTGCGATTCCCGGAGACTGACTATCAACCGGCTTGTGGGGATGGGTCAATTGGTATTGGTTTTCCTTGTTTTCCAAGGAGTCGACATCGGAGATCATATTGCGGTCAGGATTGTGCTTTTATATGAATGGTACACGGTCGAAGAGGGATGATTgagttgatttcgtttTGGTAGGAGCTTATTAATTTTGTGAGAATCAGGGAGAAGTGCGCAGGGTACCGGTGCGCACACGTAAATGATATGGTTATGAAGACAGTCGGTGGTGGGGAAAGAGTGGAGCTAGAAGGACAGGAGAAGAACATAATGGATGCATAAGTCTGTCAGAATGCTGTTGCTCGTTGAAATCCCTAATAAATACTCTACTTTCAAAAGTGGTATTGTTGCTGTGTGGCTACCGCACTGCGAGAATTTGCAACCCAGTCAGAGGGCTGCTATGAAGTCACCTGACGCGGTAGCACATTCTTTTTGCATCACGTGTTTTCGTTACTGCACGCTCCTCGTGTTGTGTAAACCGGCAAAATATCCTATGAACAACCGGCAAAGATGAGCCCCCGAAACCTGTAAATAAAACATACATTCCTTCACACAATTAGACGCGGCCTGCATGAATCCCGACTAATCTCGACCTACCCTCGATGTGTGCAGGACATTGGGTACCCGAACTAAAACCCAAATATCAAACACGCACCTGGCATCCCTTTTGGTGCACAATTAACGCCTACTACAATTAGAGGAACTCGTCTGATTATGTGGCCAGCTCGATCACGCCCCCATGAAGGCAAGGAGAGAATGTGTTTGTGAAGCTTTGATAGGGGGGACctcaccaccaagaaattcCATAGTGCCAATAGCCTGAAACAGCGGAATTATGAAACGGTACTTCGCAACCCCAGATCTGGGCCCACATTTTCGACGTCCCTGGTCCAAGCTACTACTCCCGCCCCCTAGCTTTGAGCCGCTGCCACCGCAGGGGTACCGGGTACTGCCAAGGCCAGAGGCAATTCCAGCCAATAGGCCGTGCCGATGTTGTCAAAGTTCCCCTAAACAGTAACCATTAAAATCCCAAACAGGTAACCCGCAGACGCGGGTGGCAGTGGCGCTTTGAAAAATACCCGATTGAGACACCTCCAACACTAAACACAGGCATGTGCGCCCACCAGTATCAATAATCCCTCGTTTGGTGGCAGAAAATTTTTACACTCAaaaatttgttgattttccTTCTTTATTCACCAAACAACTTTCTAGTTTTTTTGAAATCTACCAGTCGTTCCTTTCAATCTTATCCCCCAGATTTCGTGAATACTTCAGAGTTAGTTCGTTCTTTCCTTTACTATTATGTTGTTTAAATCGATCGTTACAGGCGCTTTAGCCGCTACTATCTTGGCCCAACCACTCCAAGATGAAcaccaacatcaacatcagCATGAAAAGAGAGCTGTCAAGGTTGTCACTCAAGTCAACACCGTCGTCGTCACTGCCGGTTACGGAGCTGCTGACATCCCTACCACCTCTATTGCTTTGTCTGCTGCCACTGATGTGTCTATCAACACTGATACCACCATCACTCCTCAGAACCAACCAGCGTCTTTCTCCAACCCAACCACTTTTGAGACCAAGACTTCCACCTCGGCAGTGTCCACCGCCAGCGCCTCCGAAGCTATCGGTGCCTCTGGTGCCAAGGGTATCACGTACTCGCCATACTCCGATGATGGAGGATGTAAGAGTGCCAGTGAAGTGGCCAGTGACGTGGCTCAATTGTCTGGTTACGACATCATTAGAATCTACGGTGTCGACTGTAACCAGGCTGCCAACGTCTTGGCTGCTATTGGTGACAACCAAAAAATCTTTGCCGGAATCTATGACGTGTCCGACAtttctggtggtgtttCCACCTTGGCTGCCGCCGTTGAAGCCAACGGTGGTTGGGACAAGGTTGACACCGTCTCCATCGGTAACGAATTGGTGAACGGAGGTCTGGCCACTGTTTCCCAAGTTGGTTCTTACGTCGCTGAAGCCAAGTCTGCCTTAACTGCTGCTGGTTACTCTGGTTCCATTGTGGCTGTTGACACATTCATTGCCGTTATCAACAATCCTGGTTTGTGTGATCACTCTGATTACATGGCCGTTAACGCCCACGCCTTCTTTGATGGTTACTACACCGCTGACCAAGCTGGTGACTGGCTTTTGcaacaaatccaaagagttTACACTGCTTGTGGAGGTAGCAAGAGAGTCTTTATTACCGAAACCGGATGGCCATCCCAGGGTGACTCCAACGGAAAGGCTGTTCCTTCTGCTGAAAACCAAAAGGCCGCCATCCAATCCATTATTGACACTTGTGGAAGTGCTTCTACTTTGTTCAACGCTTTCAACGACATCTGGAAGGCTCCAGGCGCTTACAACGCTGAACAATACTGGGGTATTCTTAACTAAATGACCTAGTTGGATTTTTTACTGTTTTACTGTTTTTATCTAGCATTTTGTAGGCTTGCTATGCTTACAAGCTTTGGCTGGTGTGATACCTATATAGCAAGAGTTTATAAAATGTATGTTTTCCTTTAATCGTCAATGAGTATTTGGTGCTCGTCAAATCCTGCAGGTGGTGCACTTTTCACTTTTTGCTAGTTTGCAGCAATTTCTACTTTAAAACTCATACAATTACAATAACAATAACTAAAATACAACCACCCCCTACCACACGCCAATCGACTTCAAGAAGGCCACCCGCTTCGTTttctccttctttggttgaaaCTTGATTTCGGCCAGGTCCActccaagaagtttctcctttttcaattcattATCGTAGAGCCTTGTCCAAATACCCACTTGTCCGGTCATGTCCAAAAGACTGTTTCCATCCTCAATGAAAGCAGGATCATTCAAGAGCCGACTGACCCATATATCGTTATATTTCTTAATCCTCGCGTGGACCCCTCCGGTGGATCTGATTATATGGTTAACAAAACCTGACTTGAAGTGCAATTCTTTGAGCTTTTGCATCAAGAATGCAAGAGGTTGGGACTTTACCTCGGCATACACAGTGTCCAATTTGGATTTCATGGTATCACTGCTTTCCTGGAagaattcttcttcaaataaGTCATACACCATCATAGGGTCTGCGAGATACTCGAAACCCACTTGAgagtcttcttcgtcttcttccacctcttCTGATCCCGGTTCTGGGGATGCCTGGACCTTGGGTTTCTTGGGAGTTGGTTCATCTGCCTTTGGAGCTGGCGTAGAGACATTTGCAGCTGGCGTAGTGGCATTTGGTTCCGGCTGAGACTCAGGATCAAAAAAAgcttcttcctcatcactttccaccaaccccaacacCGGAGTAGCAATGGCTGCAACCTTCCGTTTTTTCTGCGCACCTTCTGATAACCTTCCCGCGGTAGAGCTTCTGGTCTGGCTAATCTCCTCGTCCAAAGGAATGTTCACTCTGTCATCATTATAGTTCAGTCCCACCAACGCTTTGGCCCCTACACTCAACTCCGTGTCGCGGAGAGGTACAGttgtcatcaccaaagGAGTGGTACCTTCATTTACACACCTTCCGTAGTACTCAAAATAGCTCTTGATCCCACACTTGACAGCAAATTTTCTATACCGATCTCTCCAGCTCAGGTCGGAGTGTTGTCTGTGGAACCTCAACATCACGTCTTTGAAAAATGACCGCAGCACATGAGGACTCTCAGGGATCAAGGACCGAGCCGGATCTTGATTGTTCTTCTCGAATTTAGCTTCTTCAGGACTGAGCCTCAGTACTGCAAACCGCAAAACCTCCGCACATAACGCGTAATCATCCAAGGGTGTGAATCGCTTCTTGAGATCAGGGTACGAATCTGGCAGgactttgattttgttgcCATATTCGTCTAAAATCAACTTACCGTGCTCGTTGACCTTATAAACATACTTCAAATTGTGCACCAAGTGCCTTCTGTACCTGCTTCTAAGCGAGTGTTTGGTGTGACCCTTCAACTCCTCGTGGCCTTCAAGCAACTCGAAAAACCGATGGCTTCCACGTTCAAGCGGTTTCAATCGTATTTGCTCTAAAATATACTCGTCCTGGGCCTGAGTATACTTGACGGTTTTCCGGCCACCAGTTTCTTTCTTCACTGGAAACACGTAGGGATTGACGTCAGCCAATTTGCCATTGGAAATGGAATGGTCTACCCAAGAGGCTCTGTAAATTGGGTGGAAACCATCTATTGGATATGAGCTTATAAACATCACACCGTTTTTGGCGTTGGGTACAGAGCTGGTGACAATCCCACCATTGTCTTCGATTAATTTGACATAGGTATCACGTTCAGGATCGTCTTTGGGCATAAACGCCAATAGCGGCCGCTCACCAACAGTAAAAAGATCTGATGGAGTTTTCACCATTTGTGTTAGTTAGGGGGACTTGGATGTTTTGTTTTTATTTTTGTGTGGGTGTCCATGTCAAATTTCTAGCGCGTATCTGGATGCAAAAAGTTCATTTGTTTATATACTAACACATTACTTGGACTACCTTTTCCTTGTAGACAATCTGGTCGATGCCACCAGTGGCATCGGCCTCATTCCATATCACCAAGGCCAGAAGTTGCTCGCCTCGATCACACCCAGTGTCAAGTCCACGGGAATATGGTTTTAAATTTAATCCTCTTCTAGCATCGTGTCCATAGTAAACCACCGACGAGGTGCTCGAACGTTTCTGCTTCTTGTTCCACACCTTCGACCAGCTTACAGAAAACTGCTCATGAGGATCATCCGTTGACCGATTGAAGTATGGACCCACAAGAGACCTCATCTCCAACGCCTCGATAGGATTTTGgtcttccaaagacaaaTCCCATCGTAAACCTCCGTGTACAGCAATACCGGGGCTGctcttggtggtggtgatatGCTTGAAGATCCCGGACgacttctttttggagTATACCGGtacttgtccaagtttCTTTATCAAAGAGCACTTGTTGATATACCGAATATGTTCAGGCTGCAATTTCTTTGCAAGTAAGAACTCAGGATCATCGTTGAAGGCATCAGACACGTGTATATCGAGAGGAATAGACTCCGTGGAGTTTCCCACGATGAAATCAGGGAATTTCAATCCGTGGAACTTGACATAGTTTTGCAATATGTAGAATTCATGGTTTCCCAAAATACAGTCGATATTgttcttgtccaaaaacTCAATTACCTTCTGCGAATCGGGTCCCTTAGAAACAAAGTCgcccaacaccaacaaatagtccttcttcttattATACTTGACTTTTCTCAACAAGTGTCTTAATTCAATATAGTGTCCATGGATATCCCCGATCATTATGAGCCTTTCAACCGTGTTCTTGGATCCACCCACAGCGTTTTCATCCTCATAATGTGTTATATGGTCAGCCTCAAGCatgtcaagttcatcatcaaagtcatcacTGTCAAGTTCATCCACAAAGTCATCGCTGTCAACAACATCATTAAACATAACCGTAGATACAAGCGGCTTTAGTTCCACACCTAAATCACTGATCTTCacgatatcatcaagttccACAGCTTCCGGGATAAAATATGCGGGAAGGAACACTGTAAATACATAGAGAATACCCACACACAAAAAACCTGCTAATCCGTATAAGGTATATTTGACTCCGGGGCTCAAAGAGAGCTCTTCGTCATATTCTTCGTACTCATAAATGTCCTCTTCACGGGGTGATCGCTTGTTAAGAAGCGGATTTGTCTCTGACATTCTACCGTTCTGTTATAACAAGTTTAAATTAATGGGGCGCGGGATGGGGAAAACGTTTTTAAAGTGCGGttgactgcaaaaaaatCATTGGGCATATACAATAAGCAACACTATAAATTTAACCACCACCGGCACCTACAGGCCTGGGACCCTCTTTTTCCACGACAATATCCCTTGAGAGAAGTTGTAACAAGTCGGGACTAACAATGGTCCTTTCGGATTTGTAGAGATTCTCtctgttgatgatatcgatCATTCTTCtaaacttcaagaagagtAATTCGGACCGAATAAGCAAGTTGTTTAAATTCATGTGATTTGAGAGATCATTCAtgtacttcaacacctcATCAAACCTACGGAGGTTCTGGATGATGATTCTTTCGTTGTCACTCAAGACCCCGGCTGCAAAGAAAAGGTGATACTGACTTGAGTAGTAGTCTGTCAAGAGAATCTCCCAGAGTCTCAACACTTGgtcaaactcaaactcaCGTTTGTACCATACAAGTAACATTCggaaaaagaagaacaagtcGGTTGACTCACACTTGTCTAAGTGTTTGAAGAGATCAGGCAACATGAATTGcaccaattggttcaaagTCAACATTTGCTTTTTCATTCCGGACTGGTCTCTCACAAAGTTTCTTTCCATTCTGTCCATGAACTTGGTAAAACTCCAGAACACAAAAACTTCATCCTGCAAAATAACATACAATGGCGACAACAAGTCGGTCATTCCTTGAACGTATCCCAAATTTTCATTATATTCGTTATAGGTGAGCAAAATCTCTCtcattttgaagagatGTGGGTTACGAATATTGGAAacatcaaactcatcatcatcatcttcgtctgGAGTTTCAGGTGAACTCTCCCTAATGGTAGGAGGAACATTGGACGCCAAGCTCGACACAGAAATTCTTTTTctcttggtgtttttgaaaagGTCTAGATGTCTATCAGTTCTGTTGATATCCTTCTCTATACGAAATTTCTGATCTTTCCAAAACTCCGTCGATCTCTTATCTTCATCTGTAGACCACTTGGCCTTCAACTCGTGATACTGGGTTTCCAAGCTCGCTCGGATAACAGTTCGGTCTTCGGCAGACGAATCCCAAGGATAAActtccaacaaaaataaCCAAACCATACCTCTGATAGAAGGACTCACTCCACCATGAAAGATCCTGTCCTTGATCTCGTTAACAGTAACCCTTAACCTGCCACTATAGTCAAAAAAATTATCCCACTCAGACTTGCTGATggcttctcttcttccgGCTTTGCTAACTTCCTCGTTAGTCAATAACTCGTTTCCCAATTCCTTGTTGATTATGGTATACATTTCTTCGTTCAAGTGGAACTTCTTCTGACTCTCTTCGGCCTCTTCCTTGACCTGAGCAGCCCATTTGGCCAAATAAACCCGAGCTCCTTCAAACTCATTTCCCAACTTCTGAACCTCAGGTTTGTTTATGAGCTGCTTGATAGGCAACGGAGCATGCTCATCCACTATGTCTATCACCTGGTTCTTGGTTTTGGCCGAGAACGTGGCTACCGTCTCCAACACTTTCCACTTGGCGTTGGCAATaactttgttgaagtcagGAATCTGGAACTCCTTTTTCTTACTATCCTTACCAGGTTTAGGCTTTTCTTTGAACGGAGCAAAGTTCCGCAAGTCGTCACTTGCAGGATTGACCAAGTAAACGGAAGGCTCAACTGttgatttgaccaagtGGCAGTAATTGTGCAACACCGCCAAAAATTCGGTTCCTCCCCAGATCACTTCTCCAGACTCACTGAACGTTTCAAAACTCTGGTTCCGTTTTTTTTGCCTGAGTTTCGTCGATGGAGACTCATCGtcatggaagaagatgatgggAAGCTTTTCACCGTCTAAAGTATTGATCACCACCGACCCGTACCACATACCCAGCAGTGGCTTTCTGAGCTGGATTGAATAAATGTATGACATAGGCACACTGTAGCTGTAACCAGACAATACCGATGACACTGGTTTGCTGACAACCTTGAGATCTTTGGAACCATCTAGTTCGTCGAGATCTGCTTCCTGGTATAGTTTTAGTGATTCTTTGCTCAATTGTGATTCTGCTGTAAAAGATATGAGCAAATCGCTATTTGTGGAATTTGGTCCTTTTGAAATGCTTAAAAAGCCCACAACATTATCCCGTTTAGAGGCACTTGGGTGTAAATATACCTTGGACTTAACATAGAGCAACTCGACCTCTCCTGAAAGTAATGTTCTTTGTTTGGGAGGCATAAGAAGGTTGCGCAGTAAGGGAATCAGGAGTTCTCTAAAGGCAACTTGAGGATGACTGCGAAAAATTTAGGCTATGATTACTTCTAATATGTTACTATAGTACAAAAACTACTTCTAAAGATATAACGACCCAGCAGAAACAATATCTCTGTGCACCAATTCCAAGGCCTTGTCCATTTTGGTTTCCAATTCCATGTTTCCAATGGTCTTTGCGGCGGAAACCATTTGCCTGATCATTTCTTCGAGTCTCTTGAAGGTTCTGATGATGGACCCTTCGTAGACATCGGTCATTTTACAAATTTGAGTGAACGTGGCATTCTTACACCACGCGTAAGTAACTTCCATCAATTCGGGACGGAAGCTCTCGATGTAATCCTTTTCGACCATCTCAATCTTGCACTCTTTAGAGATCTTAGCGATCTTGAGGGccatttcttgaaggttcttGAGTGGTTCAGCCAACTCAGGCTTCAATCTGGGGGTTTCTTTAGCCTTCTCCTGGAACACGCAACATGATAACAAGGCTGCACACTGCTCAGGGgtcaagtcattgaaggTACCGTTGAAAATGAGCTCTGTCAATAAGAGTTCATCTCCAGTACTAATTTCACAGGCGACTCTTCCTTTAAGCTCGATGATATCATTTTGAGTGGTGAATCCCAACCTTCTTAACACTCTCTTTCTGTGCTTCAAGTCGTCCAATTGGATAACGGCCTTGGTCTCGAGAATCTGGTCTTTCAACGCTTTGATTTGGGTTTCGATCTTAACCTTGCTGTCATACTTTTGGTACAACTCGTCCAACCTGACAGATCCATGTAATGGGTTGCCTAAGAGCTTGGATTCAACGACATCAATTTTTCTCAAGAGGGTtttgaactcatcatcatcaatcTTCATGCTATTGACAGGATCCATGATTGGAATACCATCCGGCAACTTCTTGGGTAagtctttcaaagtcttcaacaagtttctCTTGGCAGACGAGCTCTTGAAATCCGCTGGAACTTTTAATCTTACACTGCTAATTTTCTCAATGGAACTTAAGGTGATTGGAATGTATTCAGCTCTGGATTGTTCTCCAGATTTGGATGGTCTGATACCTTCTGGTAAATCTGGGTTGAAggatttgatcaaattgacGGGTGAATCAACAAACAAGGAATATATAAAAACTTGGACGAGATAGGATTCGTGATCACTGTAAATAGCAGATGAGTTTCTCTTGTTGGCTCTTTTACTGAACGATTGAACCATTCCCCACCCGTAATCCATGTCACCAATCTTCACCTTAATAACTCTTCCGCTTTGTAAGTAGGGCAATATATGTCCTGGATGAGTTATGATCTTTTGAGAATCCTCTTGCAACTTGCTCAACTGAACCTTGAATTCATAGtattctttgatcaaattctcATCGTCTATATTGATTGTTGATAATTGGTTGGTTAGCTCCACAAGTTGACTTTCCATCTTGGGAACAGAAGAAGCACTTTGGAACTGGAAGAATGAACTTTCCAACATGAATTCGGGAGAAATCCCTTCAACTCTCATCAAATTTAAGAGCATATTATATCCCAAATGAAAGGCTGAGTCCAATCTGTCGGCCTGGCCCTTGACCATTCCTTTGGCCACTTGGGGTTCCATTTTTTCGTCGATCATCATGATGACAATACCACGGTCATCTAAACCTCTACGACCAGCTCTACCCGACATTTGAATGTACTCACCACCACTAACCCAACGGAACCCAACACCATCCCACTTACGAACAGACGTAAAAACAACTGTTTTGGCAGGCATATTAAGACCAATTGAGAAAGTCTCGGTTGCAAAtaacaccttcaacaacccTTCCTGGAACAAAATCTCTAtgatttccttcaaaataGGTAACAATCCAGAATGATGGATCCCAATACCTCTTCTTAACAACGGCAAGATGTTTTTTATCTGAGGCAACTCTCTATCGGACTCAGGTAATAAGCCGATGGcattattgaagattttggtcAAGGCATCTCTCTCATCAtcgttgttgaaatcgAGTCttgacatcttcaatgCCAAAGTCTCACAGTCTCTCTTGgagaaagagaagacaATCACAGGATTATACCTTTTCATGTAAATCATCTTCACaatcttgtaaatatctGTTTTTCCATCGTTATTCCCACCCTTCCAGGTTTGGCCCTTCTTCCCCTTCTTCCCATCTACTGCCCCAGGGTCTTCTCCCATACCATCACTGATTTGAGCCATGGCTTTCTGgaaattttcttctctaAAAGTTCCCTTTTcgtccaccaccaagtggattccatcaccaccagCCGGGAACAAGTAATGTTGCAAAGGCGTAGGACGGAAGTCGGTGTATACAACATGGCACGGCTGTTCGTGGATCTTGACAATCCATTCGGCAAACTCCATAGCGTTGGGAATAGTGGCAGACAAAAATACATAATGCACCTTATCAGGTAACAAGATCATAGTTTCTTCCCATACCACTCCTCTAGACTTGTCTCTCATGTAATGAACTTCATCGAAAATAACCCATGCCACTTCTCTCATCACCTCCGATCCTCTGTAAAGCATGCTCCGCAAAATTTCGGTggtcatcaccaaacaccCAGCATCTGGGTTAATGGTAACATCTCCCGTCATCAACCCGACATCTCCAAACTCCGCTTGTAACTCACGATACTTCTGGTTACTCAAAGCTTTGATTGGTGATGTGTAGATGACTCTTTGTTTGTCTCTTAGTGACTGGGCAATGGCATATTCAGCCACTACGGTTTTACCAGCCGACGTGTGAGCAGACACTAGCACAGATTCATTTCTGTCAATACAAGAAATCGACGTGTCTTGGAATGGATCTAACTTGAAAGGGTACCGCCTGGCGTCGTTTTGACGTTTGTGTTCACTGATTGGCACATATGGGAATCCTGGAGGGATTGCAACCTGGTGCCTAACTTGATGCTTTAACTTCAACTGTCCGGAAGGATGACCGTTTGGGT
The window above is part of the Yamadazyma tenuis chromosome 4, complete sequence genome. Proteins encoded here:
- the UBP15 gene encoding ubiquitin-specific protease ubp15 (MEROPS:MER0002475; EggNog:ENOG503NWAD; BUSCO:EOG092606AJ; COG:O), yielding MISDVDSLENKENQYQLTHPHKPVDSQSPGIAIGANVESSWVDLQSSDTNVAGLHHDISGVEVDDVDVDDEEDDLDDDDDESVTSPHRYTNKTTSQSPSRPSLPASNDFHALSHALLKPVPDYPVSDEGFHVWEIKNWSGLTDHKVRGPRFKVGNYEWNVLLFPRGNNNTNYMSVYIEPHPLGPESDDWYACAQFAFDLWNPQNPKCHFSGSSHHRFNKNETDWGFSSIIDLGSLYRPRNNEDAAIIANNQLNITAYVKIIDDSQTGVLWYNFQDYDSKKNTGYVGLNNQGATCYLNSLLQSYYTTKIFRKLVYRIPTTSNTIIKSNKKIRKQSSVALSLQKIFYLLSTSPVPVGTLELTKAFGWDTSDAFTQHDIQELNRILMDKLETSMKGTPIEGKLNDLFVGEMKSFIKCINVPYESSRVEDFWDIQLNVKGYNNLTDSFKNYIELEMLTDDNKYQAGDDYGYQDAKKGVVFRSFPAVLHLQLKRFEYDFMIDDLQKINDLYEYPNEIDLSPYLDEDLPGDVKSQNWTYKLHGVLVHQGSISNGHYYAMIKPKAHEDYWLRFEDDKVWKVTRSQVFEENFGANELSQEEFFKLSKFEQNENMIRRSTSAYMLVYYRETMLDEILPDDDEEIDKCVPSFIPVEIEQQINEVKMIEDLKLQQLYNININIVNLTNFQNYSEFDYYYDSTNQKYYDKQALQKNQLLQPLVLSLKKTDTIFDLYNKISETLNVPVKVSKVDHLSDLPYRLLLICHRNNQTNRVDGCLNLSELLEENGEKDLTLTSIYNKLFNKRFDEMVFYTEEFKYDLDYVNEHNAHKSVPIEDFKFESVSNKFKNASQLATTTPPLPKTLDDSSNNIVIFFKFFNHFTNELRGLTHLVVPKDEKVANISNKLKKLLDLDTSVNLELVEELTPNKLEVVHVSSSLEKNELSNGDILICQVHSPEGNKALAEYFKFLTSRLHLKVSLVKNDLPRVASEDMIKESDDELSDVAMEKNSGVDSSDGDEEVFYLWVSSTYSYEQLSKKIGERIKQNPEYLRFFVINQQGFKLPISTSSNLAQFFPKSLPISTLIDFEYEVLQIPLKELESMKVLNVTWVTNIMQYEELEILVPIHETAHELVEKVFEALEERSHDTSKIDKSNLFMYCGNNSKYVDLVKFNKPIDSLNESLDYYIGEFPTELNVLINYDLVSRYQSSSSVPNFESGIEKYEYDMAVKHTKDLNIIPVFHFHKNSNYHHSIPFLLVLFPNESFKNTKKRLQHKLGFNDLNFGKVKFALADSNDKGKYLDEHDNLILYNEVTSELSSLALDHFDKNPKKSMFDKGIQIK
- the MP65 gene encoding Cell surface mannoprotein mp65 (EggNog:ENOG503NWQI; COG:G): MLFKSIVTGALAATILAQPLQDEHQHQHQHEKRAVKVVTQVNTVVVTAGYGAADIPTTSIALSAATDVSINTDTTITPQNQPASFSNPTTFETKTSTSAVSTASASEAIGASGAKGITYSPYSDDGGCKSASEVASDVAQLSGYDIIRIYGVDCNQAANVLAAIGDNQKIFAGIYDVSDISGGVSTLAAAVEANGGWDKVDTVSIGNELVNGGSATVSQVGSYVAEAKSALTAAGYSGSIVAVDTFIAVINNPGLCDHSDYMAVNAHAFFDGYYTADQAGDWLLQQIQRVYTACGGSKRVFITETGWPSQGDSNGKAVPSAENQKAAIQSIIDTCGSASTLFNAFNDIWKAPGAYNAEQYWGILN
- the RAP1 gene encoding DNA-binding transcription factor rap1 (COG:L; EggNog:ENOG503NZ4G); this translates as MVKTPSDLFTVGERPLLAFMPKDDPERDTYVKLIEDNGGIVTSSVPNAKNGVMFISSYPIDGFHPIYRASWVDHSISNGKLADVNPYVFPVKKETGGRKTVKYTQAQDEYILEQIRLKPLERGSHRFFELLEGHEELKGHTKHSLRSRYRRHLVHNLKYVYKVNEHGKLILDEYGNKIKVSPDSYPDLKKRFTPLDDYALCAEVLRFAVSRLSPEEAKFEKNNQDPARSLIPESPHVSRSFFKDVMLRFHRQHSDSSWRDRYRKFAVKCGIKSYFEYYGRCVNEGTTPLVMTTVPLRDTELSVGAKALVGSNYNDDRVNIPLDEEISQTRSSTAGRLSEGAQKKRKVAAIATPVLGLVESDEEEAFFDPESQPEPNATTPAANVSTPAPKADEPTPKKPKVQASPEPGSEEVEEDEEDSQVGFEYLADPMMVYDLFEEEFFQESSDTMKSKLDTVYAEVKSQPLAFLMQKLKELHFKSGFVNHIIRSTGGVHARIKKYNDIWVSRLLNDPAFIEDGNSLLDMTGQVGIWTRLYDNELKKEKLLGVDSAEIKFQPKKEKTKRVAFLKSIGVW